A region of Scleropages formosus chromosome 2, fSclFor1.1, whole genome shotgun sequence DNA encodes the following proteins:
- the LOC108940274 gene encoding vitamin D 25-hydroxylase-like, with the protein MLESWRRDGRLQEAHEVPAENKSLAPMETSAQVRGMEQLLAVSHGHACLIVASLLMAVLSLLLIRHLAKQRRPRGSPPGPTPLPIFGNIWSLASEPHVYLKKQSEIHGPIFSLDLGGIPAVVLNGYDAIKECLLHQSEVFADRPSLPLFRKMTKMGGLLNSRYGRGWIEHRKLAVNSFRYFGTGQKSFEGKISEECMFFVDAIDKYKGKPFNPKHLVTNAVSNITNLIVFGERFTYDDRDFQQMIKIFSENVELAASGWAFLYNAFPWMEILPFGKHQKLFRNAAEVYDFLLSLINRFTQGRTRHSPRHYIDAYHDEMEQSAGDPEASFSLENMIFSVGELIIAGTETTTNAIHWAILYMALYPSIQDKVQREIDSVVGSCRPPSLDDKPRMPYVEAVLHEVLRFCNVVPLGIFRATCEDALVRGYSIPRGTMVITNLYSVHFDEKYWGNPTDFSPERFLDRHGNFVRREAFLPFSLGKRHCLGEQLARMEMFLFFTTLLQRFRLQFPNDFVPSLTPRLGMTLQPRPYCICAVRRQQ; encoded by the exons ATGTTGGAGAGCTGGAGGCGGGACGGCCGCCTGCAGGAGGCACATGAGGTCCCGGCTGAGAACAAGAGCTTGGCTCCTATGGAAACATCTGCACAAGTCAGAGGAATGGAGCAGCTCCTGGCCGTGTCCCATGGACATGCCTGCCTCATCGTGGCCAGCCTGCTGATGGCCGTACTGTCCTTGCTGCTGATCCGACACCTGGCGAAGCAGAGGAGACCCCGGGGGTCCCCCCCCGGACCCACACCGCTGCCCATTTTTGGCAACATCTGGTCTCTCGCGTCGGAGCCGCACGTGTATCTGAAGAAGCAGAGTGAGATCCACGGACCG ATCTTCAGCCTGGATCTGGGCGGCATCCCAGCCGTGGTGCTAAATGGGTACGATGCCATCAAGGAATGCCTTCTTCATCAGAGCGAAGTCTTCGCAGACCGGCCTTCGCTGCCTCTCTTCAGGAAAATGACCAAGATGGGAG GACTTCTGAACAGCAGGTATGGCAGGGGATGGATTGAACACCGTAAGCTAGCGGTGAACAGTTTCCGCTACTTCGGTACTGGACAGAAATCGTTTGAGGGCAAGATCTCGGAAGAGTGCATGTTTTTCGTGGATGCCATTGACAAGTACAAAGGGAAGCCCTTCAACCCCAAACACCTAGTGACAAACGCTGTGTCCAACATCACCAACCTCATAGTCTTCGGGGAGCGCTTCACCTACGACGACCGGGACTTTCAGCAGATGATTAAGATCTTCAGCGAGAACGTGGAGCTGGCGGCCAGCGGTTGGGCCTTCCTCTACAACGCTTTCCCCTGGATGGAGATCTTGCCCTTTGGTAAACACCAGAAGTTGTTCCGCAACGCCGCCGAGGTCTACGACTTCCTTCTGAGTCTCATCAACAGATTCACCCAGGGGCGAACTCGCCACTCCCCGCGGCACTACATTGACGCCTACCACGATGAAATGGAGCAGAGTGCCGGAGACCCGGAGGCCTCCTTCTCCCTGGAGAACATGATCTTCTCGGTGGGCGAGCTCATCATCGCGGGCACTGAGACCACCACCAATGCCATTCACTGGGCCATACTCTACATGGCTCTCTACCCCAGCATTCAAG ACAAGGTGCAGAGGGAGATTGACAGCGTGGTGGGCAGCTGCAGGCCGCCCTCTCTGGATGACAAGCCTCGCATGCCCTATGTGGAGGCCGTGCTGCACGAGGTGCTGCGCTTCTGCAATGTGGTTCCCCTGGGTATCTTCCGTGCCACCTGCGAAGATGCGTTGGTCAGGGGCTACTCCATTCCCCGTGGGACCATGGTCATCACCAACCTGTACTCGGTACACTTTGACGAGAAGTACTGGGGCAACCCAACGGACTTCTCCCCAGAGAGGTTCCTGGACCGACACGGAAACTTCGTCCGCCGGGAGGCTTTCCTGCCATTCTCATTGGGCAA GAGGCACTGCCTTGGTGAGCAGTTGGCCCGAATGGAGATGTTCCTGTTCTTCACCACGCTGCTACAGAGGTTCCGTCTGCAGTTTCCCAACGACTTCGTCCCCAGCCTCACGCCCAGGCTTGGCATGACGCTGCAGCCACGTCCTTACTGCATCTGCGCAGTCAGGAGGCAGCAGTGA